One stretch of Tribolium castaneum strain GA2 chromosome 5, icTriCast1.1, whole genome shotgun sequence DNA includes these proteins:
- the LOC658871 gene encoding probable multidrug resistance-associated protein lethal(2)03659 isoform X1 produces the protein MIRSDSSFSLHEKPEHPRKNSNWLSLITFWYAISIFRKGNKKDFDEGDLTKPLDQHKSSILGDKLTKLWGLEVQRAKEHHEIPNLTKVLVRMFLRDILLQGTALFVMEVPVRLSQPIFLGLLLRYFNPENEKSVEVPDSPTYMMRIFKYWRHDQSPIQLGEAYFFASGIIFCSLVNVAMIHPCMMAVMHIGMKMRVACCSLIYRKTLRLDLVSLAGPTVGNVVNLMSNDVNRFDLSVLYFHYLWIAPLQMIFFLLIMYKEIEVAAVVGISAILCVIPLQGLKFSGKSNCQIIFLAWFGNRTSRFRLKTGARTDERVRQMNEIIQGMQVIKMYTWEYAFAQQIHELRSLEIQVLKQTSYIRGAILSFIMFTTRLAVFLTVVAIVLRKRTITAERVFVIASFYQILRQTMTLFFPYAIAQIAETNVAITRIKKFLLNDETKVGAITTNHKLRKTSSDSGDSPKVSLTHVSAKIEDEVCLHNVSLTIEGSQLTAVIGKVGSGKSSLLNAILGELEPCLGKVQVKGSVSYASQEPWLFAGSVRQNILFGHEFDRERYFEVIRACALVRDFQLLPDGDQTIVGEKGASLSGGQRARINLARAVYKNADIYLLDDPLSAVDTHVGKQLFDKCITGFLADKIVILVTHQLQFLSEVENVVLMHDGKVEAQGSYQFLGNTGLDFAEFLKNQLAVDAEGEQGQSATKIETIMKDLHIQSTLTINVIDKEGERYAPKPVAELRTQGSVECYIYKQYFKAGGKCWVIFGVVALFLGAQFFASTGDFFLASWVDVEEIRSRNENVHNSTLILRTLDTDSSIAIYSVIIILTMVVALVRSFVFFTVCMRASINLHDRMFQSIITASMQFFNTNTSGRILNRFSKDLGAIDELLPNAMIDCSQIMLNLLGAAVVVTMVNYYLIIPTLVICVVFFFIRRFYIKTSRSVKRLEGISRSPVFAHLNASMQGLTTVRSNNAEEILTKEFDKLQDDHSSAWFMFIACARAFGYWLDLICAFYIAIIAYSFLIFDNTGSNVGLAITQAIGLTGLFQWGMKQSAELENQMTSVERVLEYINRVEHEPDLKSKPDKEPPSDWPQEGRIEFQNLVLKYKPNDPPVLKNLNFQINPREKIGIVGRTGAGKSSMISALFRLAYFDGAVLVDGVDTNEIGLHDLRRKISIIPQEPVLFSGSLRYNMDPFHNYEDEDIVNALIVVESKAALSEGVDCLKHHVSEGGINISVGERQLICLARAVLRNNKILVLDEATANVDPQTDKFIQTTIRQKFATCTVLTIAHRLHTIMDSDRVLVMDAGNAVEFDHPHILLQNRFGFLTSMVEKTGKAMARNLKDIAKENYELKQKRRDDGAQYQ, from the exons ATGATACGGAGCGATTCTTCGTTCAGTCTGCATGAGAAGCCGGAACACCCGCGGAAAAATTCCAATTGGTTGTCGCTTATTACCTTCTGGTACGCGATTTCTATTTTTAGGAAAGGGAATAAGAAGGATTTCGACGAAGGGGATCTGACGAAGCCGTTAGACCAACACAAGTCGTCCATCCTGGGCGATAAATTAACGAAGCTTTGGGGCCTGGAAGTGCAAAGGGCGAAAGAGCACCACGAGATTCCCAACTTGACCAAAGTCCTAGTTAGGATGTTTCTGAGAGATATACTGTTGCAAGGAACGGCCCTGTTTGTCATGGAGGTGCCAGTCAGGTTGAGTCAGCCCATTTTTCTGGGCCTCCTTCTGCGGTATTTCAACCCCGAGAATGAAAAAAGCGTAGAGGT ACCAGACTCTCCCACCTACATGATGCGCATTTTCAAGTACTGGAGGCACGACCAGAGCCCCATCCAGCTGGGCGAGGCGTATTTTTTCGCCTCGGGGattattttttgcagtttGGTGAACGTCGCCATGATTCATCCCTGCATGATGGCCGTGATGCACATAGGCATGAAAATGAGGGTGGCTTGTTGCTCCCTCATCTACCGAAAAACGCTGAGGCTTGACTTGGTCTCGCTGGCCGGGCCTACAGTCGGAAACGTGGTCAATTTGATGTCAAACGACGTCAATCGATTCGATCTCTCGGTACTGTACTTCCACTATTTGTGGATCGCCCCCTTGCAGATGATTTTCTTCCTCTTGATAATGTACAAAGAGATCGAAGTCGCAGCAGTTGTGGGCATTTCAGCGATTTTGTGTGTGATACCACTACAAGGTTTAAAATTTTCGGGAAAATCAAAttgccaaataatttttttagcgtGGTTTGGAAACCGCACATCAAGGTTTCGCCTCAAAACGGGCGCTCGAACGGACGAACGGGTCCGACAAATGAACGAAATCATCCAAGGCATGCAAGTCATAAAAATGTACACTTGGGAGTACGCCTTCGCCCAACAAATTCACGAATTGCGAAG TCTTGAGATACaagttttgaaacaaacttCCTACATCCGGGGGGCGATTTTATCGTTCATAATGTTTACGACCCGCTTGgctgtttttttaacagtagtTGCGATAGTGTTACGCAAACGCACGATCACGGCCGAGCGCGTCTTCGTCATAGCTTCGTTTTACCAAATTCTGCGCCAAACAATGACCCTGTTCTTCCCCTACGCCATCGCACAAATCGCCGAAACAAACGTTGCCATAACCAGGATCAAAAAATTCCTACTAAATGATGAGACAAAAGTTGGCGCGATCACAACCAATCACAAATTGCGCAAAACTTCTAGTGACAGTGGGGATTCCCCGAAGGTGTCCTTGACCCACGTTTCGGCCAAAATCGAGGACGAGGTGTGTCTCCACAACGTCTCCTTGACCATTGAAGGAAGCCAATTAACTGCGGTTATTGGCAAAGTTGGGTCGGGTAAAAGCTCGCTCCTGAATGCGATTTTAGGGGAATTGGAGCCGTGTCTCGGAAAGGTCCAAGTGAAAGGGTCGGTGTCGTATGCATCACAAGAGCCGTGGCTTTTTGCAGGGTCGGTCCGCCAGAATATTTTATTCGGGCATGAGTTCGACCGCGAGAGGTATTTCGAAGTAATCCGGGCCTGTGCTCTAGTCCGCGATTTTCAACTGTTGCCCGACGGTGACCAGACCATTGTTGGGGAAAAAGGGGCGTCGTTAAGTGGGGGGCAAAGGGCGCGTATTAATTTAGCACGTGCCGTTTACAAAAACGCCGATATTTATCTACTGGACGATCCTTTATCGGCTGTGGACACCCATGTCGGAAAGCAACTTTTCGATAAATGCATCACGGGTTTCCTTGCCGATAAGATCGTGATTTTGGTCACGCACCAGTTGCAATTTTTGAGCGAAGTTGAGAACGTCGTGCTGATGCACGACGGGAAGGTTGAAGCGCAAGGTTCGTACCAGTTTCTGGGCAATACGGGCCTGGACTTTGccgaatttctcaaaaaccaACTGGCGGTGGATGCAGAAGGTGAGCAGGGGCAAAGTGCGACCAAAATCGAGACCATCATGAAAGATTTGCACATACAGAGCACGCTCACCATTAATGTGATTGACAAGGAAGGGGAAAGG TATGCACCCAAGCCGGTGGCCGAATTAAGAACCCAAGGCTCGGTGGAGTGCTACATTTACAAGCAATATTTCAAAGCTGGCGGCAAATGTTGGGTCATATTTGGCGTGGTTGCGCTGTTTTTAGGAGCGCAATTTTTTGCCAGCACTGGCGATTTTTTCCTAGCATCTTG GGTGGACGTTGAAGAAATTCGCTCGCGCAACGAAAACGTCCACAATAGCACTTTAATCCTCCGCACTTTGGACACGGATTCATCAATTGCCATCTACTCGGTCATAATAATTCTCACAATGGTGGTAGCACTGGTCCGTTCATTTGTGTTTTTCACCGTGTGTATGCGCGCCAGTATCAA tttGCACGACCGCATGTTTCAGAGTATAATAACAGCATCGATGCAATTCTTCAACACTAACACTTCGGGCCGGATTCTGAACCGATTTTCCAAAGATTTGGGCGCTATTGATGAATTATTGCCGAACGCGATGATCGATTGTTCGCAAATTATGTTGAATTTGCTCGGAGCGGCTGTGGTTGTAACGATGGTCAATTATTATCTTATCATTCCGACACTCGTAATTTGTGTGGTTTTTTTCTTCATACGGCGGTTCTATATCAAGACGAGTCGCAGTGTTAAACGACTGGAAGGGATAA GCAGAAGTCCGGTTTTTGCACATTTGAATGCCTCAATGCAAGGATTGACGACGGTGCGATCAAATAATGCCGAAGAAATTCTGACTAAGGAATTTGATAAGTTGCAAGACGACCATTCAAGTGCTTGGTTCATGTTTATTGCATGTGCCAGAGCTTTTGGCTATTGGTTAGACCTGATTTGTGCGTTCTACATCGCAATTATTgcttacagttttcttatttttg ACAACACCGGAAGCAATGTGGGTTTGGCTATAACCCAGGCGATCGGTTTAACCGGCCTGTTCCAGTGGGGCATGAAACAGTCAGCTGAACTCGAAAATCAAATGACCTCAGTCGAAAGAGTCCTAGAGTACATAAATCGAGTAGAACATGAGCCGGACTTGAAATCT AAGCCTGACAAAGAGCCTCCCTCGGATTGGCCACAAGAAGGCCGAATCGAATTCCAAAACCTCGTCCTGAAGTACAAACCCAATGACCCTCCTgtcttaaaaaacttaaatttccAAATCAACCCTCGAGAGAAG ATTGGGATCGTAGGAAGGACCGGTGCGGGGAAGTCCTCAATGATTTCGGCCCTCTTCCGATTGGCTTACTTCGACGGTGCCGTATTGGTCGACGGAGTCGACACGAACGAGATCGGGTTGCACGATCTTCGACGGAAAATATCGATCATACCGCAAGAACCGGTCCTGTTCTCCGGATCCTTACGATATAACATGGATCCGTTTCATAATTACGAGGACGAGGACATCGTCAATGCTTTGATTGTTGTTGAAAGTAAAGCTGCTCTTTCAGAGGGCGTCG ATTGTTTAAAGCATCACGTGTCTGAGGGCGGTATTAACATCAGCGTGGGCGAACGCCAACTCATTTGTCTTGCCAGAGCCGTCTtacgaaataataaaattctggTGCTGGACGAAGCCACAGCCAATGTTGACCCACAAACCGATAAGTTCATCCAAACTACGATTCGTCAAAAATTCGCCACTTGTACGGTGCTAACAATTGCGCATCGCCTGCACACTATCATGGACTCAGACCGGGTTCTGGTCATGGATGCGGGAAATGCGGTCGAGTTCGACCACCCCCACATCTTGTTACAAAATCGTTTCGGTTTCTTAACATCGATGGTGGAAAAGACGGGCAAAGCAATGGCGAGAAACCTCAAAGACATTGCGAAAGAG AATTacgaattaaaacaaaaaagacgcGACGACGGTGCACAATATCAATAA
- the LOC658871 gene encoding probable multidrug resistance-associated protein lethal(2)03659 isoform X2 codes for MIRSDSSFSLHEKPEHPRKNSNWLSLITFWYAISIFRKGNKKDFDEGDLTKPLDQHKSSILGDKLTKLWGLEVQRAKEHHEIPNLTKVLVRMFLRDILLQGTALFVMEVPVRLSQPIFLGLLLRYFNPENEKSVEVPDSPTYMMRIFKYWRHDQSPIQLGEAYFFASGIIFCSLVNVAMIHPCMMAVMHIGMKMRVACCSLIYRKTLRLDLVSLAGPTVGNVVNLMSNDVNRFDLSVLYFHYLWIAPLQMIFFLLIMYKEIEVAAVVGISAILCVIPLQAWFGNRTSRFRLKTGARTDERVRQMNEIIQGMQVIKMYTWEYAFAQQIHELRSLEIQVLKQTSYIRGAILSFIMFTTRLAVFLTVVAIVLRKRTITAERVFVIASFYQILRQTMTLFFPYAIAQIAETNVAITRIKKFLLNDETKVGAITTNHKLRKTSSDSGDSPKVSLTHVSAKIEDEVCLHNVSLTIEGSQLTAVIGKVGSGKSSLLNAILGELEPCLGKVQVKGSVSYASQEPWLFAGSVRQNILFGHEFDRERYFEVIRACALVRDFQLLPDGDQTIVGEKGASLSGGQRARINLARAVYKNADIYLLDDPLSAVDTHVGKQLFDKCITGFLADKIVILVTHQLQFLSEVENVVLMHDGKVEAQGSYQFLGNTGLDFAEFLKNQLAVDAEGEQGQSATKIETIMKDLHIQSTLTINVIDKEGERYAPKPVAELRTQGSVECYIYKQYFKAGGKCWVIFGVVALFLGAQFFASTGDFFLASWVDVEEIRSRNENVHNSTLILRTLDTDSSIAIYSVIIILTMVVALVRSFVFFTVCMRASINLHDRMFQSIITASMQFFNTNTSGRILNRFSKDLGAIDELLPNAMIDCSQIMLNLLGAAVVVTMVNYYLIIPTLVICVVFFFIRRFYIKTSRSVKRLEGISRSPVFAHLNASMQGLTTVRSNNAEEILTKEFDKLQDDHSSAWFMFIACARAFGYWLDLICAFYIAIIAYSFLIFDNTGSNVGLAITQAIGLTGLFQWGMKQSAELENQMTSVERVLEYINRVEHEPDLKSKPDKEPPSDWPQEGRIEFQNLVLKYKPNDPPVLKNLNFQINPREKIGIVGRTGAGKSSMISALFRLAYFDGAVLVDGVDTNEIGLHDLRRKISIIPQEPVLFSGSLRYNMDPFHNYEDEDIVNALIVVESKAALSEGVDCLKHHVSEGGINISVGERQLICLARAVLRNNKILVLDEATANVDPQTDKFIQTTIRQKFATCTVLTIAHRLHTIMDSDRVLVMDAGNAVEFDHPHILLQNRFGFLTSMVEKTGKAMARNLKDIAKENYELKQKRRDDGAQYQ; via the exons ATGATACGGAGCGATTCTTCGTTCAGTCTGCATGAGAAGCCGGAACACCCGCGGAAAAATTCCAATTGGTTGTCGCTTATTACCTTCTGGTACGCGATTTCTATTTTTAGGAAAGGGAATAAGAAGGATTTCGACGAAGGGGATCTGACGAAGCCGTTAGACCAACACAAGTCGTCCATCCTGGGCGATAAATTAACGAAGCTTTGGGGCCTGGAAGTGCAAAGGGCGAAAGAGCACCACGAGATTCCCAACTTGACCAAAGTCCTAGTTAGGATGTTTCTGAGAGATATACTGTTGCAAGGAACGGCCCTGTTTGTCATGGAGGTGCCAGTCAGGTTGAGTCAGCCCATTTTTCTGGGCCTCCTTCTGCGGTATTTCAACCCCGAGAATGAAAAAAGCGTAGAGGT ACCAGACTCTCCCACCTACATGATGCGCATTTTCAAGTACTGGAGGCACGACCAGAGCCCCATCCAGCTGGGCGAGGCGTATTTTTTCGCCTCGGGGattattttttgcagtttGGTGAACGTCGCCATGATTCATCCCTGCATGATGGCCGTGATGCACATAGGCATGAAAATGAGGGTGGCTTGTTGCTCCCTCATCTACCGAAAAACGCTGAGGCTTGACTTGGTCTCGCTGGCCGGGCCTACAGTCGGAAACGTGGTCAATTTGATGTCAAACGACGTCAATCGATTCGATCTCTCGGTACTGTACTTCCACTATTTGTGGATCGCCCCCTTGCAGATGATTTTCTTCCTCTTGATAATGTACAAAGAGATCGAAGTCGCAGCAGTTGTGGGCATTTCAGCGATTTTGTGTGTGATACCACTACAAG cgtGGTTTGGAAACCGCACATCAAGGTTTCGCCTCAAAACGGGCGCTCGAACGGACGAACGGGTCCGACAAATGAACGAAATCATCCAAGGCATGCAAGTCATAAAAATGTACACTTGGGAGTACGCCTTCGCCCAACAAATTCACGAATTGCGAAG TCTTGAGATACaagttttgaaacaaacttCCTACATCCGGGGGGCGATTTTATCGTTCATAATGTTTACGACCCGCTTGgctgtttttttaacagtagtTGCGATAGTGTTACGCAAACGCACGATCACGGCCGAGCGCGTCTTCGTCATAGCTTCGTTTTACCAAATTCTGCGCCAAACAATGACCCTGTTCTTCCCCTACGCCATCGCACAAATCGCCGAAACAAACGTTGCCATAACCAGGATCAAAAAATTCCTACTAAATGATGAGACAAAAGTTGGCGCGATCACAACCAATCACAAATTGCGCAAAACTTCTAGTGACAGTGGGGATTCCCCGAAGGTGTCCTTGACCCACGTTTCGGCCAAAATCGAGGACGAGGTGTGTCTCCACAACGTCTCCTTGACCATTGAAGGAAGCCAATTAACTGCGGTTATTGGCAAAGTTGGGTCGGGTAAAAGCTCGCTCCTGAATGCGATTTTAGGGGAATTGGAGCCGTGTCTCGGAAAGGTCCAAGTGAAAGGGTCGGTGTCGTATGCATCACAAGAGCCGTGGCTTTTTGCAGGGTCGGTCCGCCAGAATATTTTATTCGGGCATGAGTTCGACCGCGAGAGGTATTTCGAAGTAATCCGGGCCTGTGCTCTAGTCCGCGATTTTCAACTGTTGCCCGACGGTGACCAGACCATTGTTGGGGAAAAAGGGGCGTCGTTAAGTGGGGGGCAAAGGGCGCGTATTAATTTAGCACGTGCCGTTTACAAAAACGCCGATATTTATCTACTGGACGATCCTTTATCGGCTGTGGACACCCATGTCGGAAAGCAACTTTTCGATAAATGCATCACGGGTTTCCTTGCCGATAAGATCGTGATTTTGGTCACGCACCAGTTGCAATTTTTGAGCGAAGTTGAGAACGTCGTGCTGATGCACGACGGGAAGGTTGAAGCGCAAGGTTCGTACCAGTTTCTGGGCAATACGGGCCTGGACTTTGccgaatttctcaaaaaccaACTGGCGGTGGATGCAGAAGGTGAGCAGGGGCAAAGTGCGACCAAAATCGAGACCATCATGAAAGATTTGCACATACAGAGCACGCTCACCATTAATGTGATTGACAAGGAAGGGGAAAGG TATGCACCCAAGCCGGTGGCCGAATTAAGAACCCAAGGCTCGGTGGAGTGCTACATTTACAAGCAATATTTCAAAGCTGGCGGCAAATGTTGGGTCATATTTGGCGTGGTTGCGCTGTTTTTAGGAGCGCAATTTTTTGCCAGCACTGGCGATTTTTTCCTAGCATCTTG GGTGGACGTTGAAGAAATTCGCTCGCGCAACGAAAACGTCCACAATAGCACTTTAATCCTCCGCACTTTGGACACGGATTCATCAATTGCCATCTACTCGGTCATAATAATTCTCACAATGGTGGTAGCACTGGTCCGTTCATTTGTGTTTTTCACCGTGTGTATGCGCGCCAGTATCAA tttGCACGACCGCATGTTTCAGAGTATAATAACAGCATCGATGCAATTCTTCAACACTAACACTTCGGGCCGGATTCTGAACCGATTTTCCAAAGATTTGGGCGCTATTGATGAATTATTGCCGAACGCGATGATCGATTGTTCGCAAATTATGTTGAATTTGCTCGGAGCGGCTGTGGTTGTAACGATGGTCAATTATTATCTTATCATTCCGACACTCGTAATTTGTGTGGTTTTTTTCTTCATACGGCGGTTCTATATCAAGACGAGTCGCAGTGTTAAACGACTGGAAGGGATAA GCAGAAGTCCGGTTTTTGCACATTTGAATGCCTCAATGCAAGGATTGACGACGGTGCGATCAAATAATGCCGAAGAAATTCTGACTAAGGAATTTGATAAGTTGCAAGACGACCATTCAAGTGCTTGGTTCATGTTTATTGCATGTGCCAGAGCTTTTGGCTATTGGTTAGACCTGATTTGTGCGTTCTACATCGCAATTATTgcttacagttttcttatttttg ACAACACCGGAAGCAATGTGGGTTTGGCTATAACCCAGGCGATCGGTTTAACCGGCCTGTTCCAGTGGGGCATGAAACAGTCAGCTGAACTCGAAAATCAAATGACCTCAGTCGAAAGAGTCCTAGAGTACATAAATCGAGTAGAACATGAGCCGGACTTGAAATCT AAGCCTGACAAAGAGCCTCCCTCGGATTGGCCACAAGAAGGCCGAATCGAATTCCAAAACCTCGTCCTGAAGTACAAACCCAATGACCCTCCTgtcttaaaaaacttaaatttccAAATCAACCCTCGAGAGAAG ATTGGGATCGTAGGAAGGACCGGTGCGGGGAAGTCCTCAATGATTTCGGCCCTCTTCCGATTGGCTTACTTCGACGGTGCCGTATTGGTCGACGGAGTCGACACGAACGAGATCGGGTTGCACGATCTTCGACGGAAAATATCGATCATACCGCAAGAACCGGTCCTGTTCTCCGGATCCTTACGATATAACATGGATCCGTTTCATAATTACGAGGACGAGGACATCGTCAATGCTTTGATTGTTGTTGAAAGTAAAGCTGCTCTTTCAGAGGGCGTCG ATTGTTTAAAGCATCACGTGTCTGAGGGCGGTATTAACATCAGCGTGGGCGAACGCCAACTCATTTGTCTTGCCAGAGCCGTCTtacgaaataataaaattctggTGCTGGACGAAGCCACAGCCAATGTTGACCCACAAACCGATAAGTTCATCCAAACTACGATTCGTCAAAAATTCGCCACTTGTACGGTGCTAACAATTGCGCATCGCCTGCACACTATCATGGACTCAGACCGGGTTCTGGTCATGGATGCGGGAAATGCGGTCGAGTTCGACCACCCCCACATCTTGTTACAAAATCGTTTCGGTTTCTTAACATCGATGGTGGAAAAGACGGGCAAAGCAATGGCGAGAAACCTCAAAGACATTGCGAAAGAG AATTacgaattaaaacaaaaaagacgcGACGACGGTGCACAATATCAATAA